TGATTTTTATATCGTCTAGCAAGATCTGTTAAGTAGCTTTTTAATGGGCCTTCTCCTACAATAGCTATTGTTGTACTACGATCTAAATATCTGCAAGATCGAATTAACAAACTATGTGCTTTTACTGGTACAAGTGCACCCACACTTATAATATCATATTCTTTTTCTCTAGGGTGATTCCTTACATTCGGTTCTAGAAAAGGTGTAGGAAGAATGGCAGTGTTTTCATACCCCATGCTTCTAATGTGATTTTCAATGCTTCTATTAACACAAAGTACTTTGTCAGCCATAGATAAAGCTCTCTTTAAGAAATTTTGCTGAAGAACATTGCGAGCTCCTAGCACATCGCTTCCAATGGCATATAATATTATCTTATAACCAAAAATTTTCTTAAAGAAGAATGCTATCAAACAATCAAGACTTATAAAATGAACTAAAATAATACATGTTCGACTTATAATTCTAACATTATGATATCGAAGTAGACATAGAAATTCATAGAAGAGTAAGAAAGGTGCGTTAAGAAAATTCAACGGATAAGGAAATCTTCTACCCACCCAAACGACATCATATAGTTTCCTAAGTTTTTTATATAATATTTCACCATGTATACGTAGCCTACTTAGAAGAATTATCTGTATCATATTATGAGTTTAACTCTGATATTTCTACTTAACCTTCCTTGGTGATAGTGCGATGACAATTAAATAGGCGTGACTTTTGTCGACATTTGCTATAAAATTTAAAGGGAAGGGATAATATCCACTTCCCGCGGATCTTAAAATTCGAAATACGTGAAGTTTGAAAAATCTATGTCCAGTATAACATGAGTATGAAGAGTCTACTTCAGTCCAAACCGGATGAAAGCCTATTTTGAATTTTGCACTTATGTATGGCCCTGATGAGGGTTGTATGCCTATTAATAATATGCCTATTAATAAAGCGAATACATTGGGCCAACTTGCTAAATTCTCTGTTCCAATTATAGCGATCCCATCATACTTTAAAATTCTTTTAACCTCGTGAGCAAAATTATCTGTACCAATAAGGTGCTCTATCACTTGATCAGAGAAAACTATATCGAAGATCTTTGCTCGAAATGGAAAGCCTCTACTCAAATCGCTACAAACAACTTGCAAGCCTCTCTGTTTAGCCTCTTTCAAACGTTAAATGTTTATGTCGACTCCAATTAGTTTAGATACGTCAAAAAGCCTAGGAGATAAATAACTGTTTCCGCATTCAATGTCTACAATCAACTGAGGATTGCTTTTTAATCGAGAGAGTTTTGAGAGATTTAATTGATGAGCAATGTAAGCTCTATTTGCTAAGTATAAGATGTATCGTTTGATGATGAAGGCGAGAATTTTTTTGAAATTCAAATTAGAATGACCTGCAACTCCTCTTTTGCCTTTTCGATAGAAAATAATGATTCTGCCATTTTTCTAGCGTTATTTCCCAGCATCTTCCTAAGATTTTCATTTGATCTTAGTTCTAAAATGACATGTGCAGCTTCTTCAATTTTATCTGGGGGAACGTGGTATCCTGCGTTCCATTTCTCACATAATTTTGATGCTACGCATTCTGGGGTTATGCATATTATTGGCTTACCGCAAGCTGCATATTCTATGAACTTTTTTGGTAAACCTATTCTTAGAAAATTCGTTGGCATGTACGTAAGTAAAAAGACATCTGCCATATTGTATATTATTGGCATTAAAGAATGGGAAACTGGATTTAAGAATAAAATGTTGTTAAGCTGTTGCTTCTCTTTCTCTTTTATCAAATTATCTTTTAATGGTCCTGTGCCTATAATAACGAAT
The Candidatus Methanomethylicota archaeon genome window above contains:
- a CDS encoding glycosyltransferase: MIAFFFKKIFGYKIILYAIGSDVLGARNVLQQNFLKRALSMADKVLCVNRSIENHIRSMGYENTAILPTPFLEPNVRNHPREKEYDIISVGALVPVKAHSLLIRSCRYLDRSTTIAIVGEGPLKSYLTDLARRYKNHKILFLGILPREKLWIEYQKARVYVHTSIYEGIPSSILEAI
- a CDS encoding class I SAM-dependent methyltransferase, whose product is MKEAKQRGLQVVCSDLSRGFPFRAKIFDIVFSDQVIEHLIGTDNFAHEVKRILKYDGIAIIGTENLASWPNVFALLIGILLIGIQPSSGPYISAKFKIGFHPVWTEVDSSYSCYTGHRFFKLHVFRILRSAGSGYYPFPLNFIANVDKSHAYLIVIALSPRKVK